Proteins encoded by one window of Microplitis mediator isolate UGA2020A chromosome 1, iyMicMedi2.1, whole genome shotgun sequence:
- the LOC130664112 gene encoding putative uncharacterized protein DDB_G0282133: protein MFRTASFDDRLMNPPSDESFDFYHVETGQGYYIKFTPPSDTKFCPRANFPSRLLSRSVPRRNRSLVNFKINRSLQFDSNINPQEQRRRSDSFLSPKSVGHSPINKNLSLSRSAKILKALNIEYSPVMNDDYKKINKTLTFDLTPNSSRFKSPTSTATNSQTRRCKLSDLSLQSNGISKSLNFDSCDDSPVASALDTSIESIDENQNQTPSSQRSRKIKKTLSYLSLSSGGSGTSSSFEFHLLSSPGLRTELREKIDDIVVTSMVTTPQSKLMSSGHKQLVNDDEITVSTPRNLYKDFTDDDNDDERPETPVNVIRLIPESMSAIKKSHRKERFTGRFMNRINQNSTEEPLDTDIDSEERPTTPLTSDVHQSPNYSIHSIKKSHKKDKSKKKLCVNHSEDELSDTGSLFEYSNIEEEKEKEEEEEEKLKLNSSEDLSPVQVNEEIEFQTPPKTGQCHEPKTPVPATPRASTSGRITPENRIDYLKRIMTDSIKKSHKKLKDSNKKKLFKSRLIERQQDNVSMLKNELNLNESTEQEILPSKSSDTDTRNRSGTPENMNSSRLLLSKFSSVKKSHRKDKHRKIGFAQRHIMMNDSNESSSPEAEYNKSPSKRLLNIPQINITEASTSKSSNDLSTSLHHDNNRYQSLHQSVLDSEDGDFKLISSPNKRKSPNVSSCSSIEADTSSSELKLMDCQSPEEEFKIFTPIKKRKSIGKLNKSNLNECVFSTPKKPVVEICSDRCETPRLGMSILIPANDNDVVKNKYSNNNNNDDDNNIKKGDDANVERTQSDDDTNGRQTPDNLNHTKMISSLSSIKKSHRKDKWAKVRTRESSRLLLKKNKNSSYGKNDFKDLSTVNNTNWRSNNLTFESSPESEEKHESSEELTSPRPSTSSANNSSPSDNNKSDSNTETINTPPNCLKVKTYLRLIQNTSIKRSHKKMREKKKQDSIICDDNDDNLSDDGSIFDEKEKIIDYENSGLMEDDDIKPLDGDNDDHYDKVFPKGTYSKSFNSNRSNDGSIFGSDDEMNSPSE from the exons atgtttcgAACGGCAAGTTTTGACGATAGATTAATGAATCCACCGAGTGATGAAAGCTttgatttttatcatgtaGAAACAGGACAAggatattatataaaatttacaccACCATCAGATACTAAATTTTGTCCACGTGCTAATTTTCCGTCACGTTTATTAAGTAGATCAGTACCAAGACGTAATCGTagtttagtaaatttcaaaataaatcgTTCATTACAATTTGATAGTAATATTAATCCACAAGAACAACGACGTAGAAGTGACAGTTTTTTGTCACCAAAATCAGTAGGACATTCaccgataaataaaaatttatcattgagTCGATCagctaaaatattaaaagcaTTAAATATTGAGTATAGTCCAGTAATGAatgatgattataaaaaaataaataaaactttgacatttGATTTAACACCAAATTCAAGTAGATTTAAATCACCAACATCAACAGCAACAAATAGCCAAACACGTCGTTGTAAATTATCTGATTTAAGTTTACAGTCAAATGGTATAagtaaatcattaaattttgacaGCTGTGATGATTCACCAGTTGCAAGTGCACTTGATACTTCAATTGAATCTATTGACGAGAATCAAAATCAAACCCCGTCTTCACAAAgaagtagaaaaataaaaaaaacattgagtTATTTATCATTAAGTTCAGGTGGAAGTGGTACGTCATCGTCATTTGAATTTCATTTGCTATCATCGCCGGGCCTAAGAACTGAATTACGTGAAAAAATAGATGATATTGTAGTAACAAGTATGGTAACAACTCCACAATCAAAATTAATGTCATCAGGTCATAAGCAACTAGTTAATGATGATGAAATTACTGTTAGTACACCACGAAATTTGTATAAAGACTTTACGGacgatgataatgatgatgagaGACCGGAAACACCGGTCAATGTTATACGATTGATTCCGGAGAGTATGAGTGCCATTAAGAAGAGTCATCGTAAG gaaCGTTTTACTGGACGCTTCATGAATCGTATAAATCAAAATTCAACTGAAGAGCCTCTAGACACAGACATTGACTCGGAAGAACGACCCACAACTCCTTTAACAAGTGATGTACATCAGAGTCCAAATTATAGTAttcattcaattaaaaaatctcataaaaaagataaaagtaaaaaaaaattatgtgtaAATCATTCAGAAGATGAGTTGTCAGACACTGGGTCTCTTTTTGAGTACTCAAATattgaagaagaaaaagaaaaagaagaagaagaagaagaaaaattgaaactcaATTCATCTGAAGATTTGAGTCCCGTGCAAGTTAACGAGGAAATAGAATTTCAAACACCCCCAAAAACTGGACAGTGTCATGAGCCCAAGACACCTGTACCCGCGACTCCAAGAGCAAGTACATCAGGTCGAATAACTCCTGAAAATCGTATCGATTATTTAAAACGTATAATGACTGattcaattaaaaagtcaCATAAAAAACTTaaggattcaaataaaaaaaaattattcaagtcgCGTTTGATAGAACGACAACAGGATAATGTTTCAATGTTGAAAAATGaactaaatttaaatgaatctaCTGAACAAGAAATTCTTCCATCAAAATCTTCAGATACCGATACTAGAAATCGTTCTGGTACACCAGAAAATATGAATTCAAGTAGACTGTTGCTATCAAAATTTAGTTctgttaaaaaatcacatagaaaAGATAAACATCGCAAAATAGGTTTTGCCCAACGTCATATAATGATGAATGACAGCAATGAAAGTTCAAGTCCTGAAGCAGAATATAATAAATCACCCAGCAaacgtttattaaatattccacaaataaatataacagaaGCTAGTACATCAAAGTCTTCAAATGATTTATCAACGTCATTACACCATGACAATAATCGTTATCAAAGTCTCCATCAGTCAGTGTTAGACTCTGAAGACGgagattttaaattgatctcaTCCCCAAATAAACGAAAGAGCCCAAATGTTAGCAGTTGTTCCTCTATTGAAGCAGATACGTCAAGCAGTGAATTAAAGCTGATGGATTGTCAGAGTCCGGaagaagaatttaaaatatttacgccaattaaaaaaagaaagtctattggtaaattaaataagagtaatttaaatgaatgtgTATTTTCTACACCAAAAAAACCAGTTGTTGAAATTTGTAGCGATAGATGTGAAACTCCTAGATTGGGTATGAGTATTTTAATACCTGCGAATGATAATGAcgtagttaaaaataaatatagtaataataataacaatgatgatgataataatattaagaagGGAGATGACGCAAATGTCGAGAGAACGCAGAGTGATGATGACACGAATGGCAGACAAACACcagataatttaaatcataCTAAAATGATTTCATCTTTAAGCTCGATTAAAAAATCACATCGTAAAGATAAGTGGGCGAAAGTACGCACGCGTGAGTCATCacgtttgttattaaaaaaaaataaaaatagtagttatggtaaaaatgattttaaagaTCTCAGTACAGTTAATAATACGAATTGGCgttctaataatttaacattCGAATCCAGCCCTGAAAGTGAGGAAAAACATGAATCGTCGGAAGAATTAACAAGTCCTAGGCCATCAACTTCTTCTGCAAATAATTCGTCTCCTtcagataataataaaagtgataGTAATACTGAGACAATTAATACGCCACCAAATTGCTTAAAAGTTAAGACGTATTTACGATTAATACAAAATACGTCGATTAAAAGATCACATAAAAAAATGCGGGAAAAAAAGAAACAGGATTCGATTATTtgtgatgataatgatgataatttgtCTGATGATGGATCGATTTTTGacgaaaaagaaaagataatTGATTATGAAAATTCTGGTTTGATGGAAGATGATGATATTAAACCATTGGACGGTGATAATGATGATCATTATGATaag gtATTTCCAAAAGGTACTTattcaaaatcatttaataGTAATCGATCAAATGATGGCTctatttttggatctgatgaTGAAATGAATAGTCcaagtgaataa
- the LOC130664181 gene encoding protein crooked neck-like translates to MEKPQKMPKVAKVKNKAPAEIQITAEQLLREAKERDLEILPPPPKQKISDPHELADYQHRKRKAFEDNIRKNRMVISNWVKYAQWEETQKQIPRARSIYERALDVDHRNITLWLKYVEMEMRNRQVNHARNLWDRAVTILPRVSQFWYKYTYMEEMLENTAAARQVFERWMEWEPDEQAWQTYINFELRYKELDRARQIYERFVMVHPDVKNWIKYARFEANNGFIKGARSVYERAVTFYGDEVIDEKLYLAFARFEESQREHERARAIYKYSIDHIPKERAEEIYKAYTIHEKKYGDRSDIESVIVSKRKNKYEQSVNDDPYNYDTWFDYLKLMESEGNHEETREVYERAIAYVPPKKEKEYWRRYIYLWINYALFEELETKDLSRCQQVYTVCLELIPHKIFTFAKIWLMYAKFEIRRKNLTVARKTLGRSLGVCPKNKLFRGYIELEIQLREFDRCRKLYEKWLEYEPENCTTWMKYCELETLLGDIDRARAIYELGLKQPRLDMPELLWKSYIDFEISQEEPQRARQLFERLLERSIHVKIWIAYAKFELFNEHEDIDKVEVARRVFERANNALKLNGDRESRAILLEAWRDFEMEKGDEESQKKIKDKMPRRIKKTQKVMGEDGMEGWQEVYDFEFPEDETHKTTIKLLSFAKNWKKIADKTSEEN, encoded by the exons ATGGAAAAACCTCAGAAAATGCCTAAGGTGGCTAAA gTTAAAAATAAAGCCCCAGCGGAAATTCAAATAACAGCTGAGCAGCTGCTACGTGAAGCCAAAGAACGTGATTTGGAGATCCTGCCACCACCACCGaagcaaaaaatttcagatcccCATGAACTCGCGGACTATCAACACCGCAAACGTAAAGCATTTGAAGACAACATACGTAAGAATCGTATGGTCATATCAAACTGGGTAAAATACGCACAATGGGAGGAAACACAGAAACAAATTCCCCGGGCGCGTTCTATCTACGAGCGTGCTTTGGACGTCGATCATCGAAATATAACTCTGTGGCTAAAGTACGTCGAGATGGAAATGCGCAACCGTCAAGTCAATCACGCGCGAAATTTGTGGGATCGCGCGGTCACTATTCTTCCGCGTGTCAGTCAATTTTGGTACAAGTATACGTACATGGAGGAGATGCTGGAGAACACGGCAGCAGCCCGGCAAGTATTTGAGCGCTGGATGGAGTGGGAACCTGATGAGCAGGCATGGCAGACGTACATTAATTTTGAGCTTAGATACAAAGAACTAGACCGAGCTCGTCAAATTTACGAACGTTTTGTGATGGTCCATCCAGATGTTAAGAACTGGATAAAGTACGCGCGCTTTGAGGCCAACAACGGATTTATAAAAGGCGCCCGTAGCGTTTATGAACGTGCTGTCACATTCTATGGCGATGAAGTGATCGACGAGAAACTCTATCTTGCGTTTGCTCGTTTTGAAGAATCTCAGCGTGAGCATGAACGCGCTCGAGCAATCTACAAGTATTCAATAGATCACATTCCGAAGGAGCGCGctgaagaaatatataaagcgTACACgattcatgaaaaaaaatatggcgACCGTTCAGACATTGAATCGGTAATTGTTAGTAagcgtaaaaataaatacgagcAGTCAGTTAACGACGACCCCTACAACTACGACACATGGTTCGATTATCTAAAACTAATGGAATCGGAAGGTAACCACGAGGAAACTCGGGAAGTATATGAACGGGCTATCGCTTACGTTCCgcctaaaaaagaaaaagaatacTGGCGGCGTTACATTTATTTGTGGATCAACTACGCCCTGTTTGAAGAGCTCGAGACCAAGGATCTGAGTCGCTGTCAACAAGTCTACACAGTATGCCTCGAATTGATTCCGCACAAAATATTTACGTTCGCAAAGATCTGGCTCATGTATGCGAAGTTTGAGATTAGACGAAAAAATCTAACTGTCGCGCGTAAAACTCTGGGTAGAAGTTTGGGCGTATgtccaaaaaataaactattccGTGGGTACATCGAATTGGAGATCCAGTTACGCGAATTCGATCGTTGCAGAAAACTTTATGAAAAGTGGTTGGAATATGAGCCGGAAAACTGCACGACGTGGATGAAATACTGCGAGTTAGAGACTCTGCTGGGTGATATTGATCGTGCGCGAGCTATATATGAGCTTGGATTAAAGCAACCACGGCTCGATATGCCGGAGCTGCTGTGGAAGTCGTACATTGACTTTGAAATATCCCAAGAAGAGCCTCAGAGAGCGCGGCAGTTATTCGAGCGCCTGCTTGAGCGATCGATTCACGTCAAAATTTGGATCGCTTATGCCAAATTTGAGCTGTTCAATGAGCATGAGGATATAGATAAAGTAGAAGTCGCTAGGAGAGTTTTCGAGCGTGCGAATAATGCATTAAAACTAAATGGAGACCGAGAGAGCCGAGCCATCTTGTTGGAAGCTTGGAGAGACTTTGAGATGGAGAAAGGGGATGAGGAGAGTCAGAAGAAGATCAAGGACAAGATGCCGCGAAGAATTAAGAAAACACAAAAAGTGATGGGTGAAGATGGTATGGAGGGATGGCAGGAGGTATACGACTTTGAGTTCCCTGAGGATGAGACTCACAAAACCACCATAAAATTACTGAGCTTTGCGAAGAACTGGAAAAAGATCGCTGACAAAACTtcagaagaaaattaa
- the LOC130664249 gene encoding serine/threonine-protein kinase RIO2, producing the protein MGKLDVTGLRYLSKEDFRVLTAIEMGMKNHELVPAMLVAQIANLRHGGVHKLLRELSKHKLVSYERGKRYDGYRLTNAGYDYLALKVLSSREVVSSFGNQIGVGKESNIYVVADKNDTPLCLKLHRLGRTCFRNIKDKRDYHKNRKSMSWLYLSRVSATREFAYMKALEDRGFPVPKPIDFNRHCVIMELVDGYPLCSIKQVENPDKLYDELMNLIVRFGNHGVIHGDFNEFNIMITDDGKPIIIDFPQMVSTEHPNAEYFFERDVNCIRTFFKRRFDYESELYPSFKDIDREDCIDAEVKASGLTREMEKDLLVGMGMIDDDDDDDNDDNQNDESNQDNKADDKDNNEEKTLDDAKIKLLRDEVDASIARDLNEQLKIQVDDDGNNEGEVEQVDEKRDFSDDDCESQFDNRSAWSTASTIDPMVVKKRVKQSLLKREHRAQSRKILAKGEASATTRQRRENRSNIQQSTGGGIWGD; encoded by the exons atggGTAAACTTGATGTCACAGGATTACGTTATCTTTCTAAAGAAGATTTTCGTGTTTTGACTGCT atTGAAATGGGAATGAAAAATCATGAACTTGTTCCTGCAATGCTTGTTGCTCAAATTGCAAACCTACGTCATGGTGGtgttcataaattattaagggAATTgtcaaaacataaattagTCAGTTATGAACGAGGAAAACGAT atgATGGTTATCGTTTAACCAACGCAGGATATGATTATCTAGCTTTAAAAGTCCTATCATCACGTGAAGTAGTGTCATCATTTGGTAATCAAATAGGTGTAGGAAAAGAATCAAACATATACGTAGTAGCTGACAAAAATGATACTCCATTGTGTTTAAAATTACACCGTCTTGGCCGTACATGTTTCCGTAACATAAAAGATAAACgtgattatcataaaaatcgtAAATCCATGTCATGGTTATATTTGTCTCGTGTATCAGCAACACGTGAATTTGCTTATATGAAAGCACTTGAAGATCGTGGGTTTCCTGTACCAAAACCCATTGATTTTAATCGTCACTGTGTTATTATGGAATTAGTTGATGGTTATCCATTGTGTTCAATAAAACAAGTTGAAAATcctgataaattatatgatgAACTAATGAATTTGATAGTACGATTTGGTAATCATGGAGTCATACATGGTGACTTCaatgaatttaatataatgATTACGGATGATGGAAAACcgattattattgattttccTCAGATGGTATCTACTGAACATCCTAAtgctgaatatttttttgaacgtGATGTCAATTGTATAAGAACATTTTTCAAACGAAGATTCGATTATGAAAGTGAATTATATCCGTCATTTAAAGATATTGATAGAGAAGATTGTATTGATGCTGAAGTCAAAGCTAGTGGATTGACTAGAGAAATGGAAAAAGATTTACTTGTTGGTATGGGAATGatagatgatgatgatgatgatgataatgatgataatcaAAACGATGAAAGTAATCAAGATAATAAAGCTGATGACAAAGACAATAATGAGGAAAAAACTTTAGATGAtgctaaaattaaattattaagagATGAAGTCGATGCAAGTATTGCCAGAGATTTAaatgaacaattaaaaatacaagttGATGATGATGGTAATAATGAAGGGGAAGTTGAACAAGTTGATGAAAAAAGAGATTTTTCTGATGATGATTGTGAGTCGCAGTTTGATAATCGAAGTGCATGGAGTACTGCATCGACAATTGATCCGATGGTGGTAAAGAAACGCGTAAAACAATCGCTGCTGAAGCGAGAGCATCGCGCACAgtcgagaaaaattttagctaaggGTGAAGCTAGTGCAACTACACGACAGAGACGTGAAAATCGTAGTAATATTCAACAATCTACTGGTGGCGGTATCTGGGgagattaa
- the LOC130674909 gene encoding sorbitol dehydrogenase: MATGDNLTAVLYGINDIRLEQTPIEEPNDGEVLLQMACVGICGSDVHYLVNGRIGDFIVEKPMIIGHEASGTVAKIGKNVKNLKVGDRVAIEPGVSCRLCQFCKEGRYNLCKDMIFCATPPIHGNLRRFYKHAADFCFKLPDHVSFEEGALMEPLAVGVHACKRANIGIGSKVLITGAGPIGLVTLLVAKAMGASMIVITDLVEQRLKVAKELGANKTIQLQREMKEEDTVKLIHAAFDGEPDKTIDASGAESCIRIAILATKAGGIAVLVGMGAPEVKIPLINALVREVDIRGVFRYANDYPDALALIASGKINVKPLITHNFKMEKTVDAFDAAKSLTSGAIKVMIHCQ, encoded by the exons ATGGCTACGGGCGATAATTTGACTGCTGTACTTTACGGTATCAACGATATACGATTg gaaCAAACTCCAATTGAAGAACCAAATGATGGTG AAGTACTTTTGCAAATGGCATGTGTTGGAATATGCGGTTCGGACGTTCATTATCTTGTGAACGGAAGAATAGGTGACTTTATCGTAGAAAAGCCAATGATAATAGGTCACGAAGCCTCGGGAACTGTCGCTAAGATTGGAAAAAATGTCAAGAACTTGAag GTAGGAGATCGTGTAGCCATTGAACCCGGTGTATCGTGTAGATTATGTCAATTTTGTAAAGAAGGACGTTATAACTTGTGTAAAGATATGATTTTCTGCGCTACACCACCCATTCATGGTAATCTTCGTCGTTTTTACAAACATGCTGCTGATTTCTgtttcaa actACCAGATCATGTTAGTTTTGAAGAAGGAGCATTAATGGAACCTTTGGCAGTTGGTGTTCATGCATGCAAACGTGCAAATATTGGAATTGGATCAAAGGTTTTAATTACTGGTGCTGGACCAATTGGTTTAGTAACTTTATTAGTTGCTAAAGCAATGGGCGCTAGTATGATTGTGATTACTG ATTTAGTGGAACAACGTTTGAAAGTAGCTAAAGAATTGGGCGCAAACAAGACGATACAATTGCAAAGAGAAATGAAAGAAGAAGATACTGTTAAATTGATTCATGCAGCTTTCGATGGTGAACCAGATAAAACAATTGATGCTTCTGGTGCTGAATCGTGTATTCGTATTGCTATTTTGGCTACTAAAGCTGGCGGTATTGCTGTATTAGTTGGAATGGGTGCACCAGAAGTTAAAATTCCATTGATTAATGCTTTGGTGCGAGAAGTTGATATTCGTGGTGTCTTCCGATATGCCAATGA ctATCCTGATGCATTGGCTCTTATCGCTTCCGGTAAAATTAATGTGAAACCATTAATTACACATAATTTCAAAATGGAAAAAACTGTTGACGCTTTTGATGCTGCTAAATCTCTAACAAGTGGTGCTATCAAAGTGATGATTCACTGCCAATAA